A portion of the Magnetococcales bacterium genome contains these proteins:
- a CDS encoding NAD-dependent deacetylase: MNEISLATRYRNAARIVAEADALLITAGAGMGVDSGLPDFRGDTGFWKAYPVIARQGISFAEMANPQWFQRDPYLAWAFYGHRLNLYRRTTPHAGFAWLLSLLQTRPAGGFVLTSNVDNQFQKAGFDPECIEECHGSIEHLQCTTPCCPEIWSAEATRVQVDEARFRALDPLPRCPHCNNLARPNILMFGDSDWLGQRTARQGERLHIWLNDLLVRQRSLAIVELGAGLSVPTIRYRSETYAARLGGVLIRINPRDHEVPGPPHISLPVSAAVGIASLCAIPETSSNP; encoded by the coding sequence ATGAACGAAATTTCCCTGGCAACCCGTTACCGCAACGCCGCCCGCATCGTCGCCGAAGCCGATGCCCTGTTGATCACTGCCGGGGCCGGCATGGGCGTGGATTCGGGATTGCCCGATTTTCGGGGAGATACCGGCTTCTGGAAGGCCTATCCTGTCATCGCCCGCCAGGGCATCAGTTTTGCGGAAATGGCCAATCCCCAATGGTTTCAGAGAGATCCCTATCTGGCCTGGGCCTTTTACGGTCACCGTCTCAACCTGTATCGCCGGACCACGCCGCATGCCGGTTTTGCCTGGTTGTTGTCCCTGCTCCAGACCAGGCCGGCAGGGGGATTTGTCCTGACCTCCAATGTGGACAACCAGTTTCAAAAAGCCGGTTTTGACCCGGAGTGCATCGAGGAGTGTCACGGCTCCATCGAGCATTTGCAATGCACCACCCCTTGTTGCCCGGAAATCTGGTCCGCCGAAGCAACCCGGGTTCAGGTCGATGAAGCCCGGTTTCGTGCCCTGGATCCCTTGCCCCGTTGCCCGCATTGCAACAATCTGGCTCGCCCCAATATTCTCATGTTTGGCGACAGCGACTGGTTGGGACAGCGCACGGCCCGCCAGGGCGAACGTCTGCACATCTGGCTCAATGATCTTCTGGTCCGGCAACGCAGCCTGGCCATTGTGGAACTGGGGGCCGGTTTGTCGGTTCCCACCATCCGCTACCGGTCGGAAACCTATGCTGCGCGTCTGGGGGGCGTGTTGATCCGCATCAATCCACGCGATCACGAGGTCCCAGGTCCCCCGCACATCTCCCTGCCGGTCAGTGCGGCGGTCGGCATTGCCAGCCTTTGTGCCATTCCGGAAACCTCGTCCAATCCATAA
- a CDS encoding GNAT family N-acetyltransferase: protein MQIMHAESESAIEEVRDLFAEYVQTVNCGCCLVGFEREMEGLPRGYEPPLGYLFLATAPDGSAVGCVGIRRFKPGIAVMKRLFVRPEWRRQGVGRHLVTRANDWARQAGYQRMHLETADTMVEARALYRTMGFQDLPPPMGILPAAIRLMDMALV, encoded by the coding sequence ATGCAGATCATGCACGCTGAATCCGAATCAGCCATCGAAGAGGTCCGGGATCTGTTTGCCGAGTATGTTCAGACCGTCAATTGCGGCTGCTGTCTGGTGGGTTTCGAGCGGGAGATGGAAGGTTTGCCTCGTGGCTATGAACCGCCGTTGGGTTATCTGTTTTTGGCCACGGCGCCGGATGGCTCTGCGGTGGGGTGTGTGGGAATCCGGCGCTTCAAACCTGGTATTGCCGTCATGAAACGCTTGTTCGTGCGTCCGGAGTGGCGGCGGCAGGGGGTTGGCCGACATCTGGTGACCCGTGCCAATGATTGGGCACGGCAGGCCGGTTACCAGCGCATGCACCTGGAAACAGCCGATACCATGGTCGAAGCCCGGGCACTATATCGAACCATGGGATTTCAGGATCTCCCCCCACCCATGGGTATTCTGCCGGCTGCCATCAGGTTGATGGACATGGCGCTGGTTTGA
- a CDS encoding hybrid sensor histidine kinase/response regulator: MEPRADRPKILLVDDEAANLKLLREILRQDYRLVFARNVREMLQYAAEQPDLILLDIMMPEMDGYTGCQMLKDNPETRDIPVIFVTAKVDMEDEIRGLEVGAVDYLTKPVLGPVVRARVKTHLALRQARETIIEQNREIQKQNEALKETARLRDDVEQIIRHDLKGPLNAIIGMPDMLIGELALNERQEQCLRVIEDCGFRLLGMINLSHDLYKMERGLYSVDHQPVDMIEVLQQVVNELQEMIRSKKLVWRATLNGIPVATGDTFMVSGEKLLYHSMLSNLVKNAIEASPRGETLLIDLDRGKPPVMRIRNKGSVPAEIRATFFDKFVTAGKSQGTGLGTYSAKLIATTLGGDLSLDTSQAGETSLVIRFMDGKCAIKPAPCPST, from the coding sequence ATGGAACCACGGGCTGACCGGCCAAAAATTCTCCTGGTGGACGATGAAGCCGCCAATCTCAAACTCCTGCGGGAAATCCTGCGCCAGGATTACCGGCTGGTTTTTGCCCGGAATGTCAGGGAAATGTTGCAGTACGCCGCTGAACAGCCGGATTTGATTCTGCTGGACATCATGATGCCGGAAATGGATGGCTACACCGGTTGCCAAATGTTGAAGGACAATCCGGAAACCCGCGATATTCCAGTCATTTTTGTTACTGCCAAAGTTGACATGGAAGATGAAATCAGGGGGCTTGAGGTGGGGGCCGTGGACTATCTCACCAAACCTGTCCTGGGACCCGTGGTCCGGGCACGGGTCAAGACCCATCTGGCATTACGCCAAGCCAGAGAGACCATCATCGAACAAAACCGGGAAATCCAGAAACAAAATGAAGCGCTCAAAGAGACCGCCCGGCTGCGGGACGATGTGGAGCAGATCATCCGTCATGACCTGAAAGGTCCCCTGAATGCCATCATCGGCATGCCGGATATGCTGATCGGGGAGCTGGCGTTGAATGAGCGACAGGAACAGTGCCTCCGCGTGATTGAAGATTGTGGTTTCCGGTTATTGGGCATGATCAATCTGTCGCACGATCTCTACAAGATGGAACGGGGACTCTACAGTGTCGATCATCAGCCGGTCGATATGATAGAAGTATTGCAGCAGGTCGTGAATGAACTTCAGGAGATGATCCGCTCGAAAAAGCTCGTCTGGCGTGCCACCCTGAACGGAATACCGGTGGCCACGGGCGATACGTTCATGGTCTCTGGAGAGAAGCTTCTGTACCACTCCATGCTTTCCAATCTGGTCAAGAATGCCATCGAGGCCTCGCCCCGGGGGGAGACATTGTTGATTGACCTGGACCGGGGAAAGCCGCCCGTCATGCGCATCCGCAACAAGGGGAGTGTGCCGGCGGAGATCCGTGCCACATTTTTTGACAAATTCGTCACCGCCGGCAAAAGTCAGGGCACCGGCCTGGGCACCTATTCCGCCAAGCTCATCGCCACAACCTTGGGAGGCGATCTCTCCCTGGATACGAGCCAGGCAGGAGAAACGTCGCTGGTGATTCGATTCATGGATGGCAAATGCGCCATCAAACCAGCGCCATGTCCATCAACCTGA
- a CDS encoding response regulator: MSGTWIRLNNGRAWTPSSEHGPGVSDNGCAWIPATASTEPEDGEEAESMTDTRKKARILIVDDVRSNVKILVDILRSDYEISVALDGLSALEVVARECPDLVLLDIMMPDMDGYEVCRRLKLDEKSRGLPVIFVTARDDGQDEARGFELGAVDYISKPFNKAVVKARVKSHLELKSHRDAMQTMLDELKRSRDAAEEASRAKSGFLANMSHEIRTPMNSIIGMTELVLESDIDATQRKHLSTVVASAKGLLGLINNILDISKIESGKLQLESIAFDLRQLVASTLEAMETLAVAKHLALTGQMDPELPECLIGDPTRLRQVLMNLVGNAIKFTDKGQVAVTVKRREGDFLLFAVADTGIGIPLHQQQKIFESFTQADQSTTRRYGGTGLGTTIAKEIVEKMGGRIWVESRPGQGSTFYFEVILPAARGVTACRDRRSHFPMASRAGNMRSPLSILVADDVEANRTLAVTRLEQRGHRVTVVEDGLAALTAWEQQTFDVILMDLQMPGMDGLEVTRTIRTREARQNPSPHMRIIAMTAHSMVEDREMCFAAGMDEFISKPIDFNELFLILTRFFPGDDPAGNVSVQVDDALPILPELAGIDVTGGLRQWKNIEVYQKALLGFMQGHAGDVGLIRAAIRQGDRSEAKRVTHTLKGGAGSLAATGLAAAAATLETGLQHPEADLEPLLVALEHAMVEFVDSVRRFSMVPVAGEPRPREVVPVRENRAHHVALLGRIEQALGRGDAMTAEELLPELVQWLRGTVHEADVAMLVAQVEEIQCAAAKDTLVKIGVALGLDWHGTTG; the protein is encoded by the coding sequence ATGTCCGGCACCTGGATTCGTCTGAACAACGGTCGCGCATGGACTCCTTCGAGTGAGCATGGACCCGGAGTTTCCGACAACGGTTGCGCATGGATCCCCGCGACTGCAAGTACGGAACCAGAAGATGGTGAAGAGGCGGAAAGCATGACCGACACCCGGAAAAAGGCCCGGATTTTGATCGTGGACGATGTGCGATCCAACGTGAAGATTCTGGTGGATATTCTCCGTTCCGACTACGAAATATCCGTTGCCCTGGACGGCCTGTCGGCCCTGGAAGTGGTGGCCAGGGAGTGTCCCGATCTTGTGTTGCTGGACATCATGATGCCGGACATGGATGGTTATGAGGTGTGTCGCCGGTTGAAGCTGGACGAAAAAAGTCGCGGCCTGCCTGTCATCTTCGTGACGGCCAGGGATGACGGACAGGACGAAGCCAGGGGATTCGAACTGGGTGCCGTGGACTACATCTCCAAACCCTTCAACAAGGCTGTGGTCAAAGCCAGGGTCAAAAGTCATCTCGAATTGAAAAGTCATCGGGATGCCATGCAGACGATGCTGGACGAGCTGAAGCGGTCCAGGGATGCCGCCGAAGAGGCGAGTCGGGCCAAAAGCGGGTTTTTGGCCAACATGAGCCATGAAATCCGCACCCCCATGAACAGCATCATCGGGATGACCGAGTTGGTGCTGGAGTCCGACATCGACGCAACGCAAAGAAAACATCTGAGTACTGTCGTCGCTTCCGCCAAGGGTCTGCTGGGTCTCATCAACAATATTCTGGATATTTCGAAGATTGAAAGCGGCAAGTTGCAATTGGAGTCCATCGCATTCGATCTGCGGCAACTCGTTGCCTCCACCCTGGAAGCCATGGAGACGCTGGCCGTTGCCAAACATCTGGCATTGACCGGACAGATGGATCCGGAGTTGCCCGAATGCCTGATCGGTGATCCAACGCGCCTGCGCCAGGTACTCATGAATCTGGTGGGTAACGCCATCAAGTTCACGGACAAGGGTCAGGTCGCGGTGACGGTGAAGCGGCGGGAAGGAGATTTTCTGTTGTTTGCCGTGGCGGATACCGGGATCGGCATCCCTCTGCATCAGCAACAAAAAATATTTGAAAGTTTTACCCAGGCCGATCAATCGACCACCCGTAGATACGGGGGAACCGGTCTGGGAACCACCATTGCCAAGGAGATCGTGGAAAAAATGGGTGGCCGGATCTGGGTGGAAAGCCGGCCCGGCCAGGGCAGCACGTTTTATTTCGAGGTCATCTTGCCGGCAGCCAGGGGGGTGACGGCCTGTCGGGACAGACGCAGTCATTTTCCCATGGCATCCCGGGCGGGCAACATGCGCTCACCCTTGTCCATCCTGGTGGCGGACGATGTGGAAGCCAATCGTACCCTGGCGGTCACCCGCCTGGAACAACGTGGCCATCGGGTCACTGTCGTCGAGGATGGTTTGGCGGCATTGACCGCCTGGGAACAACAGACATTCGATGTCATCTTGATGGATTTGCAGATGCCGGGGATGGATGGCCTCGAGGTGACCCGGACGATCCGCACGCGGGAGGCCCGCCAAAATCCTTCTCCCCACATGCGCATCATTGCCATGACCGCCCACTCCATGGTCGAAGATCGGGAGATGTGCTTTGCCGCCGGGATGGATGAATTTATTTCAAAACCAATTGATTTTAATGAACTTTTTTTAATATTGACCCGTTTTTTTCCGGGTGACGATCCGGCCGGGAATGTTTCTGTCCAGGTCGATGATGCCTTGCCGATTTTGCCCGAATTGGCCGGCATCGACGTGACAGGCGGATTGCGGCAATGGAAAAATATCGAAGTCTATCAAAAGGCCCTCCTTGGGTTCATGCAGGGCCATGCCGGGGATGTGGGCCTGATCCGGGCTGCCATTCGCCAGGGAGACCGGTCGGAGGCCAAAAGAGTGACTCATACCCTGAAAGGCGGGGCCGGGTCTCTGGCCGCAACCGGTTTGGCAGCCGCGGCAGCCACCCTGGAAACGGGATTGCAGCATCCGGAAGCGGACCTGGAACCTTTGCTTGTCGCCCTGGAACACGCTATGGTGGAGTTCGTGGACTCCGTGCGGCGTTTTTCCATGGTGCCGGTTGCCGGGGAACCCCGGCCCAGGGAAGTTGTTCCGGTCAGGGAAAACCGGGCACACCATGTCGCCCTGCTGGGACGGATCGAACAGGCGCTCGGACGTGGTGACGCCATGACCGCCGAGGAGCTTCTGCCCGAATTGGTGCAGTGGTTGCGGGGAACCGTCCACGAAGCGGATGTGGCCATGCTCGTGGCACAGGTGGAAGAGATCCAGTGCGCCGCAGCCAAGGACACCCTGGTCAAAATCGGTGTGGCATTGGGGCTTGATTGGCATGGAACCACGGGCTGA
- a CDS encoding HAD family hydrolase: protein MLRLFAFDFDGVLADSVPVKDAALAWLFREYDPAIQQRAMVVWNHHKGVFRPERIRRVFREAVGIELDEQAVAAQVALFEEQGVERTVTAPPIPGSHAFLERHAARYPCYVVSAGPESEVREIITRRGIAAWFRGIYGGPEKKSTILTRILHAESCPPEAALFLGDSKTDYLAAREVGMAFLGVVAPGLVNPFPAEVPVVPDLTTLNPEDFT, encoded by the coding sequence TTGTTGCGACTTTTCGCCTTCGATTTTGATGGTGTCCTGGCCGATTCGGTCCCGGTCAAGGATGCCGCTTTGGCGTGGCTGTTTCGGGAGTATGACCCTGCCATCCAGCAGCGGGCCATGGTGGTCTGGAATCACCACAAAGGGGTGTTTCGCCCGGAGCGCATCCGGCGCGTATTCCGGGAAGCGGTCGGCATCGAACTCGATGAACAGGCTGTCGCCGCCCAGGTGGCCCTGTTTGAGGAACAAGGCGTGGAGCGGACCGTCACGGCCCCGCCCATTCCCGGATCACACGCTTTTCTGGAGCGCCACGCGGCCCGCTATCCCTGCTACGTGGTCTCCGCCGGTCCCGAATCCGAAGTCCGGGAAATCATCACCCGGCGCGGCATCGCCGCCTGGTTTCGTGGCATTTACGGTGGTCCGGAAAAAAAATCGACCATCCTGACCCGCATTCTGCATGCAGAGTCCTGTCCGCCGGAAGCCGCCCTGTTTTTGGGGGACTCCAAAACGGATTATCTCGCTGCCCGGGAGGTGGGCATGGCTTTTCTCGGGGTGGTGGCACCGGGTCTGGTCAATCCTTTTCCGGCAGAGGTGCCCGTTGTTCCGGATTTGACCACGCTGAACCCCGAGGATTTTACCTGA
- a CDS encoding alpha/beta fold hydrolase codes for MIQDPSATILDHPTVLRAMFHPRRSAFEPGGNPMARDLYLPVTPPIRLGGRVFIATPTAPLILYFHGNGEIATDYDGIAAAYTNMGITLLVVDFRGYGHSDGTPSGSALLTDALAVYQNLSTTLNACGLTPSRVYVMGRSLGSAAALEIAAHGQPPPAGLILESGFALTIPLLERLGCQFQGEVPEELGFGNLEKICQVTQPTLIIHGEEDWIIPVTDGHTLAEHSPARHKKLLIIPGAGHNDLMMVGIEAYFQTIGGFVHNQS; via the coding sequence ATGATCCAAGACCCGTCCGCCACCATTCTGGACCACCCGACGGTTCTGCGGGCCATGTTTCATCCGCGCCGGAGTGCTTTCGAGCCAGGGGGAAACCCCATGGCACGGGATCTTTACCTCCCTGTGACTCCCCCGATTCGTCTGGGAGGCCGCGTTTTCATCGCCACACCGACAGCTCCCCTGATTTTGTATTTTCATGGCAATGGCGAAATTGCCACGGATTATGACGGCATTGCTGCGGCTTACACCAACATGGGCATCACCCTGCTCGTGGTGGATTTTCGCGGTTACGGTCACAGTGATGGCACACCCTCGGGAAGCGCCCTGCTGACCGATGCCCTGGCGGTATACCAGAATCTTTCGACCACCCTGAATGCGTGTGGTTTGACCCCATCCCGAGTTTATGTCATGGGTCGTTCCCTGGGCAGTGCCGCAGCCCTGGAAATTGCCGCGCATGGCCAGCCCCCACCCGCCGGCCTGATCCTGGAAAGCGGTTTTGCCCTGACCATACCCCTTCTGGAGCGGCTGGGATGTCAATTCCAGGGCGAAGTCCCGGAAGAACTGGGATTTGGCAATCTGGAAAAAATTTGCCAGGTCACCCAGCCCACCCTCATCATTCACGGTGAGGAGGATTGGATCATTCCGGTCACCGATGGCCATACCCTGGCCGAACACTCCCCCGCCCGACATAAAAAATTGCTGATCATTCCCGGTGCCGGCCACAATGACTTGATGATGGTCGGCATCGAAGCCTACTTTCAAACCATTGGCGGCTTTGTTCACAATCAGTCATGA